In one Misgurnus anguillicaudatus chromosome 1, ASM2758022v2, whole genome shotgun sequence genomic region, the following are encoded:
- the rerg gene encoding ras-related and estrogen-regulated growth inhibitor isoform X2: MAKSPEVKLAVFGRAGVGKSALVVRFLTKRFIWEYDPTLESTYRHQANIDDEMISMEILDTAGQEDVLQKEGHMRWADGLILVYDITDRGSFEDVVPLKGLLDEVKKPKHVPLVLLGNKADLEHARQVSTEEGERLAADMACAFYECSACVDQVGTGGGVAEAFHELCREVRRRRAVQGKTRRRSSTTHVKQAINKMLTKISS, encoded by the exons ATGGCGAAGAGTCCAGAGGTGAAACTGGCAGTTTTTGGCAGAGCAGGAGTGGGCAAATCCG cTCTGGTGGTGAGATTCCTGACCAAGCGTTTCATCTGGGAGTACGACCCAACACTCg AGTCCACGTATCGTCATCAGGCAAATATTGATGATGAGATGATTAGTATGGAGATTTTGGACACAGCTGGacag GAGGATGTGTTACAGAAGGAGGGTCACATGCGTTGGGCAGACGGGTTGATTCTGGTTTATGACATCACAGACCGTGGGAGTTTTGAAGATGTTGTTCCTCTGAAGGGACTTCTGGATGAGGTGAAGAAACCCAAACACGTCCCGCTGGTTCTGTTGGGAAACAAAGCTGATCTGGAGCACGCCCGACAGGTCTCGACAGAGGAGGGCGAGCGGCTGGCGGCCGACATGGCCTGTGCGTTTTATGAATGTTCTGCGTGCGTGGATCAGGTGGGCACAGGTGGAGGAGTGGCGGAGGCTTTTCATGAGCTGTGTCGCGAGGTGCGGCGCAGACGGGCCGTACAGGGAAAAACACGACGCAGGAGCTCCACAACACATGTCAAACAGGCCATTAACAAGATGCTCACGAAGATCAGCAGTTAA
- the rerg gene encoding ras-related and estrogen-regulated growth inhibitor isoform X3 codes for MAKSPEVKLAVFGRAGVGKSALVVRFLTKRFIWEYDPTLVMFIDPQNSVCVFTESTYRHQANIDDEMISMEILDTAGQEDVLQKEGHMRWADGLILVYDITDRGSFEDVVPLKGLLDEVKKPKHVPLVLLGNKADLEHARQVSTEEGERLAADMACAFYECSACVDQLN; via the exons ATGGCGAAGAGTCCAGAGGTGAAACTGGCAGTTTTTGGCAGAGCAGGAGTGGGCAAATCCG cTCTGGTGGTGAGATTCCTGACCAAGCGTTTCATCTGGGAGTACGACCCAACACTCg TTATGTTTATAGATCCTCAGAACTCAGTTTGTGTCTTCACAGAGTCCACGTATCGTCATCAGGCAAATATTGATGATGAGATGATTAGTATGGAGATTTTGGACACAGCTGGacag GAGGATGTGTTACAGAAGGAGGGTCACATGCGTTGGGCAGACGGGTTGATTCTGGTTTATGACATCACAGACCGTGGGAGTTTTGAAGATGTTGTTCCTCTGAAGGGACTTCTGGATGAGGTGAAGAAACCCAAACACGTCCCGCTGGTTCTGTTGGGAAACAAAGCTGATCTGGAGCACGCCCGACAGGTCTCGACAGAGGAGGGCGAGCGGCTGGCGGCCGACATGGCCTGTGCGTTTTATGAATGTTCTGCGTGCGTGGATCAG CTGAACTGA
- the rerg gene encoding ras-related and estrogen-regulated growth inhibitor isoform X1 yields MAKSPEVKLAVFGRAGVGKSALVVRFLTKRFIWEYDPTLVMFIDPQNSVCVFTESTYRHQANIDDEMISMEILDTAGQEDVLQKEGHMRWADGLILVYDITDRGSFEDVVPLKGLLDEVKKPKHVPLVLLGNKADLEHARQVSTEEGERLAADMACAFYECSACVDQVGTGGGVAEAFHELCREVRRRRAVQGKTRRRSSTTHVKQAINKMLTKISS; encoded by the exons ATGGCGAAGAGTCCAGAGGTGAAACTGGCAGTTTTTGGCAGAGCAGGAGTGGGCAAATCCG cTCTGGTGGTGAGATTCCTGACCAAGCGTTTCATCTGGGAGTACGACCCAACACTCg TTATGTTTATAGATCCTCAGAACTCAGTTTGTGTCTTCACAGAGTCCACGTATCGTCATCAGGCAAATATTGATGATGAGATGATTAGTATGGAGATTTTGGACACAGCTGGacag GAGGATGTGTTACAGAAGGAGGGTCACATGCGTTGGGCAGACGGGTTGATTCTGGTTTATGACATCACAGACCGTGGGAGTTTTGAAGATGTTGTTCCTCTGAAGGGACTTCTGGATGAGGTGAAGAAACCCAAACACGTCCCGCTGGTTCTGTTGGGAAACAAAGCTGATCTGGAGCACGCCCGACAGGTCTCGACAGAGGAGGGCGAGCGGCTGGCGGCCGACATGGCCTGTGCGTTTTATGAATGTTCTGCGTGCGTGGATCAGGTGGGCACAGGTGGAGGAGTGGCGGAGGCTTTTCATGAGCTGTGTCGCGAGGTGCGGCGCAGACGGGCCGTACAGGGAAAAACACGACGCAGGAGCTCCACAACACATGTCAAACAGGCCATTAACAAGATGCTCACGAAGATCAGCAGTTAA